The genomic interval CTACTACATTCTTCAAATCATTCAAGATGATAGCGGCACTGATTGTCATGTTTTCCGAAAATTGGGTCGAGTTGGAAATGAAAAAATAGGGGGAAACAAGTTAGAGCAGATGCCTAAATCTGATGCAATTCAAGAATTCAAGCGTATATTTCTTGAGAAGACTCGGAACCCTTGGGAGGCATGGGAACAAAAGAAAGATTTCCGTAAACAACCTGGAAGATTCTATCCTTTGGACATTGTATCGCCAATATCTTTCTCCtctgattttgaatttttcctATTGGAGAAGGAAAGCATGTTCTTAAAATCGTGAAATGTTATCAGTTTGATTGTTCTAGTTTCTGCTTTGCAGGATTATGGGGTTAAAAATTCACCTAGGAAGCAGCTTGACTTTGCAAACAGCCAACTTGCACCTCAGTTGGTGGAATCGATGAAAATACTTTTTAACGTGGAGACATACAGGTTACTGATTTGTACTACTTCTTGATGAAACATTTTGCTTTTCGAACCACAGATAGGGAGGTTCAAATTTTTGCAGGGCTGCGATGATGGAATTTGTGATCAACCTATCTGAAATGCCGCTTGGAAAACTAAGCAAAAGTAACATTCAAAGAGGTATATCTATCTAGATAAGTTATTgttagaaaattatattttataatgcACAAATATAATGTTTTGTCCTAATTGCAGGTTTCGAGGCATTGACACAGATACAGAATTTATTAAATGATACTGCTCATGCTCCTTCTGTTAGAGAGAGTTTGATTGTTGACGCAAGCAACAGATTTTTCACCGTTATCCCTTCCACTCATCCACATGTGATTTGTGATGAGGATGACTTTAAGATGAAGGTACAGGGGTGGTGTTGCTATTACCAGTTTTTGTCTATAAAAATGATGATGTATCTTTGCATTTGTTGACTACTGGGTCTTCTTGTCACTCATgcatatgtattttttttttcctgaattGGATTTGGAGGGGTGAAGGTATTGGGCTGTGAAACATTCAAATTGGCAAGATACGTAGTATAATATTTTAACCTCTTTGTTTTTTTGTGAAATATTTTTTGTTGTATGGAGTGTGTTCGTCGTTTGTACTGCTGTACCATGGTTTATCAATGTTTTCATTAGATCTATGTAAAGTCTCATGTGTCAGATTTGGTTCGGTAATCTAGTCTTTTATCAAAAAAAAGATTTGGTTCGGTAATCAACATTTTGCAAGCTTGTTAGA from Primulina eburnea isolate SZY01 chromosome 17, ASM2296580v1, whole genome shotgun sequence carries:
- the LOC140817721 gene encoding poly [ADP-ribose] polymerase 1-like, with protein sequence MSDLSTGVNSYYILQIIQDDSGTDCHVFRKLGRVGNEKIGGNKLEQMPKSDAIQEFKRIFLEKTRNPWEAWEQKKDFRKQPGRFYPLDIDYGVKNSPRKQLDFANSQLAPQLVESMKILFNVETYRAAMMEFVINLSEMPLGKLSKSNIQRGFEALTQIQNLLNDTAHAPSVRESLIVDASNRFFTVIPSTHPHVICDEDDFKMKVKMLEALQDIEIASRVVGFDTDSNYSVDDKYRKLHCNISPLPQDSEDFRLIEKYLHTTHAPTHTLISFPHALHFFA